In the genome of uncultured Methanobrevibacter sp., one region contains:
- the hypA gene encoding hydrogenase maturation nickel metallochaperone HypA, whose amino-acid sequence MHELSMAQGIINAVLETAEANNATEVNEVAVEVGRLAMINPEQLEFILGILIENTIMEDAEIKFEEIPAEIKCHECDFQGEAILDDSDHYAPLVKCPECDSLNVETLNGKDIVVKNIVIEKPDDS is encoded by the coding sequence ATGCACGAATTATCTATGGCTCAAGGCATTATAAATGCAGTTCTTGAAACTGCAGAGGCAAATAATGCAACTGAAGTTAATGAAGTTGCCGTTGAAGTTGGAAGATTGGCTATGATAAATCCTGAACAGTTGGAATTCATATTGGGAATTTTGATTGAAAACACTATCATGGAAGATGCGGAAATTAAATTTGAAGAGATTCCTGCAGAGATTAAATGTCATGAATGTGATTTTCAGGGTGAGGCCATTCTGGATGACAGTGATCATTACGCTCCACTTGTTAAATGTCCTGAATGTGACAGTTTAAATGTAGAAACCTTAAACGGTAAAGATATTGTTGTTAAAAATATTGTTATAGAAAAACCTGATGACAGTTAA
- a CDS encoding aldo/keto reductase translates to MTYKSKFGFGCMRLPQTDKNDPTSINQELFNQMVDIYMEKGFNYFDTSYAYHNGMSEIAIRKAVVERYPRESFKICDKIPTWALTSKDDNEKFTKEMLERLGIDYFDVLFIHNINTPWFKLAEKHDSFEFIKKMKEDGIARKIGFSFHDHASLLEKVLEKYGDLIDIVQLELNYLDWEDTSIQSRKCYDLCVKHGIDVYVMEPLKGGVIVNQSDEINQEFKKFNPDKSVASFAIRFCASLEHVKMVLCGMSKMSDLEDNCNTFENFEVISDEENEFLSEMALKLKENLAVPCSECGYCLKECPEEIPIPEYFHLYNTHKNQPESNIYRLYYDKLALEKVPAENCTFCGTCIDFCTQKIDIPEELENVCEHFQEGFSPFTGSP, encoded by the coding sequence ATGACTTACAAATCCAAATTCGGTTTCGGTTGCATGAGACTTCCACAAACCGATAAAAACGACCCAACATCAATAAATCAAGAATTATTCAACCAGATGGTTGACATATATATGGAAAAAGGCTTTAACTATTTCGATACATCATATGCATATCACAACGGAATGAGTGAAATTGCAATAAGAAAGGCCGTTGTGGAGAGATACCCACGTGAATCATTCAAGATATGTGACAAGATTCCAACATGGGCTCTGACAAGCAAAGATGACAATGAAAAGTTTACAAAAGAAATGCTTGAAAGACTGGGAATCGATTATTTTGACGTTCTGTTCATCCATAACATTAATACACCATGGTTCAAACTGGCAGAAAAGCATGACTCATTTGAATTTATAAAAAAGATGAAAGAGGATGGGATTGCACGAAAGATCGGTTTCAGCTTTCATGACCATGCAAGCCTGCTTGAAAAGGTCCTTGAGAAATACGGGGATTTAATCGACATTGTCCAGCTGGAGCTTAACTACCTCGACTGGGAGGATACCTCAATCCAATCCCGCAAGTGTTATGATTTATGCGTAAAACATGGAATTGACGTTTACGTGATGGAACCCCTTAAGGGAGGGGTTATCGTAAACCAATCCGATGAAATCAACCAGGAATTCAAAAAATTCAATCCGGACAAATCAGTTGCAAGTTTTGCCATAAGGTTCTGCGCGTCACTTGAACATGTCAAAATGGTTTTATGCGGCATGAGCAAAATGAGTGATTTGGAGGACAACTGCAACACCTTTGAGAATTTTGAAGTGATAAGTGATGAGGAGAATGAGTTTTTATCCGAAATGGCATTGAAACTTAAGGAAAATCTGGCGGTGCCATGCAGCGAATGCGGATATTGCCTGAAGGAATGCCCAGAGGAAATTCCAATTCCTGAATATTTCCACCTCTACAATACCCATAAAAATCAGCCGGAGTCAAACATATACAGATTATACTATGACAAACTGGCCCTCGAAAAGGTGCCTGCTGAAAACTGTACATTCTGCGGAACATGTATAGATTTCTGCACCCAAAAAATAGACATTCCTGAAGAGCTTGAAAATGTATGCGAACACTTCCAGGAAGGTTTCAGCCCATTTACAGGCTCACCCTAG
- a CDS encoding DUF354 domain-containing protein, producing MKIWIDISNAPHVRFFKDVIKYLEAEGEDVIVTARQFGDIHKLLDMYDIDFISVGKHGVSLYDKLRESTQRVYNLVDIIHGERVDVALSKHSIELPRISFGLGIPSLYVLDNEKALAANKLTLPLCDRIIAPNSIDFWQLMKFGADPNTIIPYNGTSELMHFKSFEYNDNIFEDLNLDLKHSKTILMRPEPSLASYLDVDCRKSVLSPIVDELKNIANILILPRFKEQSEIFEGIENVSILKPPVDTSSIIKKCDLVIGAGGTMNREAAILQTPVISCYPGETLSVDQYYINKGLMYRSNNPDDVIEKALDLIVNPGEKIEIETDDLFQVIIDNLYDLAKNGK from the coding sequence ATGAAGATATGGATTGATATTTCAAATGCGCCTCATGTAAGGTTCTTTAAGGATGTAATCAAATACCTTGAGGCTGAAGGTGAGGATGTCATTGTCACAGCAAGGCAATTTGGTGATATCCATAAGCTGCTTGATATGTATGATATTGATTTCATTTCCGTTGGAAAACATGGGGTAAGTCTATATGACAAGCTCCGCGAGAGTACACAGAGAGTATACAATCTTGTAGACATTATTCATGGTGAAAGGGTTGATGTCGCCCTTAGCAAGCATTCCATTGAACTTCCAAGAATTTCTTTCGGTCTTGGAATTCCAAGCTTGTATGTTCTTGACAATGAAAAGGCCTTGGCTGCCAATAAGCTTACACTCCCGCTATGTGACAGAATCATCGCTCCAAACAGCATAGATTTCTGGCAACTGATGAAATTCGGTGCAGATCCAAACACTATCATTCCATATAACGGTACCTCTGAACTGATGCATTTTAAAAGCTTTGAATATAACGATAACATTTTTGAAGATTTAAATCTGGATTTAAAACATTCAAAAACCATACTTATGAGGCCTGAACCTTCATTGGCATCATATCTTGATGTTGACTGCAGAAAGTCAGTCCTCTCACCTATCGTTGACGAGTTAAAGAATATTGCCAACATATTGATTCTTCCAAGATTCAAGGAACAGTCCGAGATATTTGAGGGAATTGAAAACGTTTCAATACTAAAACCTCCAGTTGATACATCAAGTATCATCAAGAAATGTGACCTTGTAATCGGTGCCGGAGGAACTATGAACAGGGAAGCTGCAATCCTTCAGACTCCTGTCATTTCATGCTATCCTGGTGAAACATTGTCCGTTGACCAGTATTACATCAACAAAGGCTTGATGTACAGGTCAAACAATCCAGATGATGTTATTGAAAAGGCACTCGATTTAATTGTCAATCCTGGTGAAAAAATTGAGATTGAAACCGATGATTTGTTCCAGGTGATAATTGACAATTTATATGATTTGGCCAAAAATGGTAAATAG
- a CDS encoding DEAD/DEAH box helicase, which translates to MSDVENIDMFKNDVRYRENIAHIETIPAKKASFKKVDNLNKKITDYLDSKGVKLYEHQAETYEAIQDGENVIITTPTASGKTLAFNLPIMETMIEDEDATALYIYPAKALSNDQLHVLENLENELKIKIKPRTYDGDTPREDKRGIREKSRIVLTNPYQLHLILSWHHQWSRFYKNLRYIVIDESHYYKGVFGSNVAFLIKRLKRIANFYGSYPQFILSSATLANPLELANRLTGEDFKLVDNDTSPSGEKDFILYNPFKNYVRKKINTQNAPSVHMETENIFLYMMLKNIQTLCFTVSRKTTELIAMWAKNDMTQIKGQLAHRIAAYRAGYQASERREIEEGLKSGKYLGVTCTNALELGINIGSLDAVIISGYPGTMISTWQQAGRAGRSNQKSLAVLIAFENQLDQYFMNNPKFFFDKAHENAIIDLTNPILQEAHLLCAAKELPLQRGEAEKYFNISQNVVDELVSKKDLHENHKGDFIYPYDDNPAMDHSLDQISSQEFKVMNNGKLLETMEKSQVYREAHEGAILINKGDTYVVDSVSFKNGFVNVTRKDVDYHTMVLNQTDISIKKKLSKTKYGKLSIHFGELTVSEDYFKYKKMQFSKSVGTYPLDLPPLKFNTKGLWFTIPKQVKDTLEDMFPNEEEVFAGGLHGAEHALIGLFPLHTMCDRFDIGGLSTNYHEDTQEATIFIYDGYEGGIGICEKAVDVFVEMLDSTIDLLNNCQCQSGCPSCIYSPKCGNDNKPLHKNATKYILEYMRKMISKDDLEVEAEVIVENEIIPDEFDEAYELYKKGDYSASKDVLNSIISNDKNHSKALALMAQILYEQDQKDIALMFTKKALSCDRSNEMANELEVLLTNKQPKETIELNSLDDIDVLYEEAYDLYEQGDLATSSDILEKLLDFDDKNSDALALMGLIYYHSGIFPKAVEYYRKASKINKNGEMVRELKMRVS; encoded by the coding sequence ATGTCTGATGTGGAAAATATTGATATGTTTAAAAATGATGTAAGATATAGGGAAAACATTGCCCATATTGAGACAATACCAGCTAAAAAAGCTAGTTTTAAGAAAGTCGATAACTTAAATAAAAAGATAACTGATTATCTTGACTCAAAGGGTGTCAAACTATATGAACACCAGGCGGAAACATATGAGGCAATACAGGATGGTGAAAATGTCATCATCACCACTCCGACGGCTTCAGGAAAAACTTTGGCATTTAATCTTCCCATTATGGAGACAATGATTGAGGATGAGGATGCTACTGCACTTTATATTTATCCTGCAAAGGCATTGTCAAACGACCAGTTGCATGTTCTCGAAAACCTTGAAAATGAATTGAAAATCAAAATCAAGCCCCGAACCTATGATGGGGACACTCCAAGGGAGGACAAACGCGGAATACGTGAAAAGTCCAGAATTGTTCTGACAAATCCATATCAGCTGCATCTTATTCTGTCCTGGCATCACCAGTGGTCAAGGTTTTACAAGAACCTGAGATATATTGTCATCGATGAATCACACTACTACAAGGGTGTTTTCGGTTCAAATGTTGCATTTCTAATCAAGAGACTGAAAAGGATTGCAAACTTTTACGGATCATATCCTCAGTTCATTTTATCCTCTGCAACACTTGCAAATCCTCTGGAGCTTGCAAATCGTCTGACCGGTGAGGATTTCAAGCTTGTTGACAATGACACCTCACCAAGCGGTGAAAAGGACTTTATCCTATACAATCCATTCAAGAATTATGTCAGAAAGAAAATCAACACTCAGAACGCCCCTTCAGTTCACATGGAAACAGAAAACATATTCCTCTACATGATGCTTAAAAACATCCAGACATTATGCTTCACCGTTTCAAGAAAGACAACCGAACTGATAGCAATGTGGGCTAAAAATGACATGACACAAATCAAGGGTCAGCTTGCCCACAGGATAGCCGCATACCGTGCAGGTTATCAGGCATCTGAAAGGCGTGAGATTGAAGAGGGACTGAAAAGCGGAAAATATCTTGGAGTGACCTGTACCAATGCATTGGAATTGGGAATTAATATTGGGTCTCTTGATGCGGTTATCATTTCAGGATATCCCGGCACCATGATTTCAACATGGCAGCAGGCAGGAAGGGCAGGAAGAAGCAATCAGAAATCACTTGCAGTACTAATTGCCTTTGAAAATCAGCTTGACCAGTATTTCATGAACAATCCTAAATTCTTCTTTGACAAGGCTCATGAAAATGCCATCATCGACTTGACAAACCCTATTCTTCAGGAGGCTCATCTTCTGTGTGCGGCCAAGGAACTGCCTTTGCAGAGGGGTGAGGCGGAAAAGTACTTCAACATTTCACAGAATGTTGTTGATGAACTTGTATCCAAAAAGGATTTGCATGAAAACCATAAGGGAGATTTTATCTATCCTTATGATGACAATCCTGCAATGGACCATTCCCTTGATCAGATTTCTTCACAGGAATTCAAGGTAATGAACAATGGAAAGCTACTTGAAACAATGGAGAAGTCACAAGTATATCGTGAAGCCCATGAAGGTGCTATTTTAATCAATAAGGGGGACACTTATGTTGTCGACAGCGTAAGCTTTAAAAATGGCTTTGTAAATGTAACAAGAAAGGATGTGGACTATCATACTATGGTTTTAAACCAGACAGATATCAGCATCAAAAAGAAACTGTCCAAGACAAAGTACGGCAAGCTAAGCATCCATTTCGGTGAGCTTACAGTAAGCGAGGACTACTTCAAATACAAGAAGATGCAGTTTTCAAAGTCAGTGGGCACCTATCCGCTGGATTTACCTCCACTGAAGTTCAATACCAAGGGACTGTGGTTTACAATACCTAAGCAGGTAAAGGACACATTGGAAGACATGTTTCCAAATGAGGAGGAGGTATTCGCAGGAGGTCTGCATGGTGCCGAACATGCATTGATAGGTCTTTTCCCACTTCATACGATGTGTGACAGGTTCGATATTGGAGGTCTTTCAACCAATTATCATGAGGATACTCAGGAAGCAACCATTTTTATCTATGACGGTTATGAGGGAGGAATAGGTATCTGTGAAAAGGCTGTTGACGTATTTGTTGAGATGTTGGATTCAACAATAGACCTTTTAAACAACTGCCAATGTCAAAGCGGATGTCCTTCATGCATCTATTCTCCGAAATGCGGAAACGATAACAAGCCTTTGCACAAGAATGCAACCAAATATATCCTTGAATACATGAGGAAAATGATTTCTAAGGATGATTTGGAGGTTGAAGCTGAAGTCATTGTCGAAAATGAGATAATTCCTGATGAATTTGACGAAGCTTATGAACTGTATAAGAAAGGGGATTATTCCGCTTCAAAGGATGTCTTAAACAGTATCATCAGTAATGATAAAAACCATTCTAAGGCATTGGCTTTGATGGCTCAGATATTATATGAACAGGATCAAAAGGATATAGCGCTGATGTTTACCAAAAAGGCACTTTCATGTGACAGGTCTAATGAAATGGCAAATGAGCTTGAGGTTCTTCTTACAAACAAGCAACCAAAAGAGACTATTGAACTCAATTCATTGGATGACATTGATGTTCTTTATGAAGAGGCCTATGATCTGTATGAGCAGGGGGATTTGGCAACCTCATCTGACATACTGGAGAAACTTCTGGACTTTGATGATAAAAACTCAGATGCCTTGGCATTAATGGGTTTGATATATTATCACTCAGGCATCTTTCCAAAGGCTGTCGAATATTACAGAAAGGCATCAAAAATAAATAAAAATGGTGAAATGGTTCGTGAATTGAAGATGAGGGTTTCCTAG
- a CDS encoding DEAD/DEAH box helicase, producing the protein MISQKEFEEIIVNVLERDISSNEDQRKAILSKTTESLFLVAGPGSGKTTVMVLKILKYIFVDDINPDEIFATTFTRKAAEELYSRILGWGDEIKTHILEDTDDFDTIGKIIRIDLNQINVGTIDKLAEEIMRQHKQPGQNHPIVIEEFVANSAMIKVLSENELYKNESLQEYLKFLTGKEKLDEPSKMSGTLLEIKDRIYQDKLDVDELLQQAKHDTGMQIVLKCIKRYEEILKNRNTMDFTMLESRFLKFLKDGKLDLFLDNVRLVLIDEYQDTNLIQEEIYFTIAESAIKNNGNITVVGDDDQSLYRFRGATVDLFTNYKQRVKEKLGIDVEEINLKTNYRSTENIINLCNRFVELDGEYQHARVKNKPKIIAPDFEKDKMPILGLFRNNVKMLSNDLARLLSKLINEGEVRPKVLKVLDEDYFNKLNDIDIAQLQQMNAERERQGKSIERITLKLDTEYGSASDIAILSYSPKEQQFGKNTFLFYLRKSLKNQRTPIEVFNPRGIELQKVEIVEIFCGLILECIDPEGKVQLSDKSIPNLAKVTMTKWRVKAREYIKLNPEPHEPINLSQFVLYWQNRIPRGVDKWPKKASLMELAYKLITWIDELQEDVEGIVYLEAITKSITQTGFFSKYYSHISFENKKLETESILEAIWNIFIPLATGGIQIDESLLDTLPDDRVNVLSIHQSKGLEFPLVIVDVGSKFNDNHIKTRHLRFPKKEPKNITIEDSIRQYSELGQSERSEKDRAFDDLTRLYFVAFSRAESVLLLVGLNSAIEGYSRKKDHFNIPNVALGWSRDENYIGFNEIYLI; encoded by the coding sequence ATGATTTCACAAAAGGAATTTGAAGAAATAATAGTGAATGTACTTGAAAGGGACATTTCTTCAAACGAAGACCAAAGAAAGGCAATTTTATCAAAAACAACCGAATCATTATTCTTAGTAGCAGGACCTGGAAGCGGAAAAACCACCGTAATGGTTTTGAAAATATTAAAATACATTTTTGTAGATGACATTAACCCTGATGAGATATTTGCAACAACTTTTACAAGAAAAGCTGCAGAAGAACTCTATTCCAGGATTCTTGGCTGGGGAGATGAAATAAAAACCCACATACTTGAAGATACCGATGACTTCGATACAATCGGGAAAATAATCAGAATCGATTTGAATCAAATCAATGTAGGTACAATTGATAAACTAGCTGAAGAGATAATGAGACAGCACAAACAGCCAGGACAAAATCATCCGATAGTTATTGAAGAGTTCGTGGCCAATTCAGCCATGATAAAGGTATTGAGTGAAAATGAGTTATACAAGAATGAAAGCCTGCAGGAGTATCTTAAATTCCTGACAGGTAAGGAAAAGCTTGATGAACCTTCTAAAATGAGTGGAACACTGCTTGAAATCAAGGACAGAATATATCAGGACAAACTGGATGTCGATGAATTGCTACAACAAGCCAAACATGATACAGGAATGCAGATTGTTCTTAAATGCATCAAAAGATATGAAGAAATCCTTAAAAACAGAAACACTATGGATTTCACAATGCTTGAATCCAGATTCCTGAAATTCCTGAAAGACGGAAAGCTGGACCTATTTTTAGACAACGTCCGCCTTGTATTGATCGATGAATACCAGGACACCAATCTGATTCAGGAAGAGATTTACTTCACAATTGCAGAATCCGCAATAAAAAACAATGGAAACATCACAGTTGTAGGTGACGATGACCAGTCACTTTATCGCTTTAGGGGAGCCACAGTTGACCTGTTTACCAATTATAAGCAAAGGGTAAAGGAAAAATTGGGAATTGATGTAGAGGAAATCAACCTAAAGACAAATTACCGTTCAACAGAAAACATTATCAACCTGTGCAACAGGTTTGTCGAACTGGATGGTGAATATCAGCATGCAAGGGTTAAGAATAAGCCTAAAATCATAGCCCCTGATTTTGAAAAGGACAAGATGCCCATATTGGGACTGTTCAGAAACAACGTGAAGATGCTTTCAAATGACCTTGCAAGGCTGCTTTCCAAACTTATCAATGAGGGGGAGGTCCGCCCTAAGGTTCTCAAGGTTCTTGATGAGGATTACTTCAACAAGTTAAATGACATTGACATTGCCCAACTGCAGCAGATGAATGCGGAAAGGGAAAGACAGGGAAAAAGCATCGAAAGGATTACACTTAAGCTGGACACAGAATACGGATCAGCCTCAGACATTGCCATTCTTTCTTATTCCCCAAAAGAACAGCAGTTCGGAAAGAACACATTCCTATTCTATTTGAGAAAAAGTCTTAAAAATCAAAGAACACCAATTGAGGTCTTCAATCCAAGGGGAATAGAACTTCAGAAAGTCGAGATTGTGGAGATATTCTGCGGATTGATTCTAGAATGTATCGACCCTGAAGGAAAAGTTCAGCTTTCAGATAAAAGCATTCCTAATCTGGCAAAGGTGACCATGACAAAATGGAGGGTCAAGGCACGCGAATATATAAAATTGAACCCCGAACCTCATGAACCGATAAACCTGAGTCAATTCGTCCTTTACTGGCAGAACAGAATTCCAAGAGGAGTTGACAAATGGCCCAAAAAGGCAAGTCTTATGGAACTTGCATACAAGCTGATTACATGGATTGACGAACTGCAGGAAGACGTTGAGGGAATAGTATATCTTGAAGCGATTACAAAGTCCATTACACAAACCGGATTCTTCAGCAAATACTATTCACACATATCATTTGAAAACAAGAAACTTGAAACGGAATCAATCCTTGAAGCAATCTGGAACATATTCATACCTCTTGCAACCGGAGGAATACAGATTGACGAATCCCTGCTTGACACATTGCCTGATGACAGGGTGAATGTCCTGTCAATCCATCAGTCAAAGGGATTGGAATTTCCATTGGTTATTGTTGATGTGGGTTCGAAATTCAATGACAACCATATTAAAACCCGACATCTGAGATTTCCTAAAAAGGAACCTAAAAACATCACTATTGAAGACAGCATACGTCAATACAGTGAACTTGGACAATCCGAGAGAAGTGAAAAGGACCGTGCATTCGATGACCTGACACGACTGTATTTTGTTGCATTTTCAAGGGCGGAAAGTGTCCTGTTACTTGTAGGACTGAACTCCGCAATAGAAGGATATTCTCGCAAAAAGGACCACTTCAATATTCCGAATGTGGCGCTTGGATGGAGCAGAGATGAAAATTACATTGGATTTAATGAGATATATTTAATATGA
- the hypB gene encoding hydrogenase nickel incorporation protein HypB: MHQVADVEVAKNIMDANKRLANKNLKNLEEKDIFCVDFVGAIGSGKTTLVEEIIDNTDYKIGVLAGDVISKFDAGRIEKHDVPVVGLNTGKECHLDAHLVGHGLEDLPLDDLDMVIIENVGNLICPVDFDLGSHLRIVVVSVTEGDDTVEKHPIIFQTSDVVVINKVDLADAVGADADKMVADAQRLNPNVKVIKSSLKQGIGLDEIIKVIEDAMN, from the coding sequence ATGCACCAAGTAGCTGATGTGGAAGTAGCAAAAAATATTATGGATGCTAATAAAAGGTTAGCAAACAAAAACTTGAAAAATTTAGAGGAAAAGGATATCTTCTGTGTTGATTTTGTAGGAGCAATCGGTTCCGGAAAAACAACACTTGTAGAGGAAATCATTGACAATACTGATTATAAGATTGGTGTTTTGGCAGGAGATGTAATCTCCAAATTCGATGCAGGACGTATAGAAAAGCATGATGTTCCTGTTGTAGGTTTAAATACAGGTAAAGAATGTCACTTAGATGCACACCTTGTCGGTCATGGACTTGAAGACCTGCCATTGGATGACCTTGACATGGTAATAATTGAAAATGTAGGAAACCTCATTTGTCCTGTTGACTTTGATTTAGGTTCACACTTAAGAATCGTTGTCGTCAGTGTAACTGAAGGTGACGATACCGTTGAAAAACATCCAATCATATTCCAGACATCTGATGTGGTCGTAATCAATAAGGTTGACCTTGCGGATGCAGTTGGAGCAGATGCAGACAAGATGGTTGCAGACGCTCAAAGATTAAACCCTAACGTTAAGGTTATCAAATCCAGCCTTAAACAGGGAATTGGACTTGATGAAATCATCAAAGTAATTGAAGATGCAATGAATTAG